The Eriocheir sinensis breed Jianghai 21 chromosome 28, ASM2467909v1, whole genome shotgun sequence region ACTTGTTGATGAGCATGGCAAAGGGCTGCACTGTGAGGGAGGTGCCCATGATCAGCAGCAGGTCACACTCGGGGAAGTCTGTCTGCATCAACTGGAAGAATCTGGTTGGAAGGTTTTCACGGAAGAACACAATATCCGGCTTGACGAGGCCGCTGCATTCCGTACACGTGGGAATGTTGTCCTTGAAGATTTCCTCTGCAATATGATGTAGATCTTTACAGTGATGAATTCAGGCAGAAAAGACATGCTGGCAGATTCAAACATTCAATCCTACTGACATTGTTCCTGCATTAAACTTTGAATAtcaactgtctgtctatctatttgtgcTATTACCTTAACCTTCAGCCCCCTTCAAAGAATATCCCTGTGTACCTCCTGCTTCATAGAGTACAATAACCTACTTAATCCAGTGTGTTTATCTAACCTTCCAATACACCCTGGGGACACAAACATACAAATCTCACCACCAGATCTACCTTCTGTTCCTGTCTCTTTGTGAATTACATTTCTCATATTTTCCAATCCTCTTCAGCATATCCAAAGTCTGTAAAAGCTTTCCACCCTCTCTACAGACACTCAGTACCGTTGACATTACCTTCCAGCTGGTTAATTTTATATGATTAGCTCTGGACTAATGCATGCAGCACctacttctcctctccctcttgtcaATAGTTCATAGATTCTCCCTGCCTCTTACTCTGAATTACTATCTGTCTTCTTTTAATGATAATATAGCTAAAGACTTTTAATGGTACACTCAGCAAACTGATACATGTGTGATCTACATGTAGTGTCGCTTAATATGCAGGAGAATGGCCAATAGAAACGTTGACATAAGAAATTCACATATCAGGTTCAATAGTTATACAGGGTACATGGTCAGATGCCCACCTAACTAAAAATGCTAACTAAAACACTGCCAATGACTGCCTATTAATATCTATTATGGCTTATGCAACAGCctcctttaaaaaaaaaggtcagtaagGAATATCTATGATGTAAAAAGAGACATGACAAAACCCACACCTTTCATCCACTCTTGGCTGTACTCCTTGTGGCAGGCGATGCAGTGGGAAGTGCGGAAGGTGCCATGTGCCTCCACCACCTTGTCAGCGGGCAGGCCGGCAACGTGCTCCAGTGTGTCAATATTCTGTGGGATGGAAAAAGAGAGGTTCCCATTGGCCTTCCATGGTGACACATAAGTATGTTACTGGGATTGCTACCCTTGCTAAACTCTACAGCCAGGATCATGGAAGTTCTTATATTTACTGCGATCCATGTTCTCTTACAGCACAAGTTATAATTTTCTGGTAATATTCAGTGACATGTAAATGTACCTGTATGCCACACTAAGGATAAAGTATGGCTAAGTTTGGAGAAGGAACCCAAAAGTGAATTCTACTTTTTTAATAAACAAGGAGTAAGTTATGCAAATTTTTATTTCAGACAATATGGTAAACTCCTATTGTAAAGCAGGTACTTTTTAACTGGTGGGATGGGAAAAAAACTGTGTGCTACCTGGGTATAGTGACGCAGGAGGAGCCCCTTCTCGTGGAGGAGGCGAATGAACCAGTGGGAGGGCGTGGGGTTGAAGGCGCCGGGGTACAGGTCTTTGGCCAGGACAAAGAAAGGTTTTGGGTTGCTTTTGAAGAATTCAATGTCAAATATGGCCTCTGGGAAGGGCAAGTTATATTTCTCGAGGTTATTGTATAAACCCGTGCCTGGCGAGCGAAAGTCTGGGATACCTGAAGAGGAAGAATCATTTATCAGCAAACACATGGAATGATAAAAAATACAGGCATTATTTTGATTCTCAGAAAAAATCAGTCTATGGAGCTACTGGTCTTTAGTAAGAAATATTATGGTTCAGTgagacaaaaataaaagtaattgaGAATGTAGCTTTAGTTAATACATTACCACTGCAGTTCCAAAACCATGCTTGTCCCAAAATCCACATtcaagtctgtttttttttcaaaatGGTCCTAGGTTTGTAGTTTTTAAAAAGGGTGCATTAATATATCTCTAAAACTAAAACAGAAGTTCAGGACCCTACATAAAAGTAGCATGCAGAggctctttttttaatctttttgaacttttttcctctcaaagaaaaaaaaaatagttaccttGATAAAGATATCTTTCTTACTATTCTTTCATTGCAGCATTTTTGTCTGGTTTTGTTTTGTCATATGCCTGTACTGATGGCTTGTGTAGCCTTTGAAATTTGCATGATTATATTTGTCAATCTCACAGTTGCTTTACGTTTTCACTGTGTTTTTGGGAGAGGGACATTGTGCCTTAGAAATGAATAGTAAGGTCAAGTAGAAGTCAGTACTGTAGTCCACTAATACTGGAGCACCAAGGCCCACACTAACCTGCAGACGTGGAGATGCCTGCGCCAGCCATGGTGATGATGTTCTTGCACTGCCCACTTTTAATGTACTTCACTACTCCTTCCACACTCACCTCCTCCAAGACCTGCAGAATGGTTCATTTATACTATTGCCACATATAGATAACTTGGACTGATAATGTATTTCATGTTTTCTATTTTGAGGTGCCATTAAACAGAAAAAATGGCTCATCTGGGCAAGCTACTCAAATATATAAAGCAAAGTCACCATTTTGGCAACACACTTTACAGAACCAATTAATTGCCAGCATGGAGATCCTCCTGTATATCAGGAACCTAAAACCTTAACAACTCAATGCTAATGTTCATTCAAACTTTATTATTCTTATCAAATCAAGCCTTTTAGGGTTGAAAATATCAAATTGCAATGAGCTAAGTTGTATGAGGatgttgtattagtattagtatttctaTGAGACAATGTGAGCCCTGACTAACCTTTTCAGCCTCCCCATGGCCACCAAGGTCCAATTTGCTCATTAGAAAGTTCTGTAACATACTCATGAACCCTTCTtggtcctcctcatccttctcgtcGTCATTGCCATCATCGTCCAAGTCGTCTTCATGGTCATCTTCCTCACCGctgtcttcctcctcactcctcttgcTGGGGTCTCTCATTCCCCCGATGGCTCCCTCAAGCGCCTTAGACTCTATAAAAAAATCATTGTTGGAAACCATGTAAGAGATTTAGTGGTGCCCTTAGAGCCTAGCATTGGCATTAATTTTCAAACACAATCAACAGCATCAGGCAAGAGCATCTATTACATCATATCCCACTTTGTTCTGGCATTTAATTACTTGCCACTTAAAATGATGGGACATTGCAAAGTATCAATCAATTAATATCAAAATTATTAGTTATCAAAAAGAAAGTCTAGTATCATTGAAAAAAGAGCTATTTGTGCATTCAAATTACATTCTTATCAAATCAAGCCTTTCGGAGAACTGTAAAAAGCAAACTGTATTGGGCAATGTCATATGAGGAAGAtgttgtatgtatttgtatgtgagAACAAAACAAtaggggaaaggagagtaagttaagaatgaaaaagtaagaggtATAAGGCCAAGCAGAATTAATGTCAAGAG contains the following coding sequences:
- the LOC127004656 gene encoding NAD-dependent protein deacetylase sirtuin-2-like, translated to MADSKEDAGKTEAPKAACKGSSSTPAEGGTKSKALEGAIGGMRDPSKRSEEEDSGEEDDHEDDLDDDGNDDEKDEEDQEGFMSMLQNFLMSKLDLGGHGEAEKVLEEVSVEGVVKYIKSGQCKNIITMAGAGISTSAGIPDFRSPGTGLYNNLEKYNLPFPEAIFDIEFFKSNPKPFFVLAKDLYPGAFNPTPSHWFIRLLHEKGLLLRHYTQNIDTLEHVAGLPADKVVEAHGTFRTSHCIACHKEYSQEWMKEEIFKDNIPTCTECSGLVKPDIVFFRENLPTRFFQLMQTDFPECDLLLIMGTSLTVQPFAMLINNVPSTCPRLLINREKTGTMDPMMAMLQGMLSSGGSGLALDSPRNTRDVALLGDCDEGCVKLADMLGWKEDYEKLFTSSKKAEE